From Staphylothermus hellenicus DSM 12710, a single genomic window includes:
- a CDS encoding dihydroorotate dehydrogenase: protein MDLTTSVTGIVFKHPVMNASGILAASINGVRILAKTGVAGIVTKTLTLEPREGYLPPITIPLDYGLLNAVGLANPGIDAVNVLVEEIHRYGLPAIVSIGGRDPGEFQVLAEKALDAKPEALELNLSCPHTPGFGVDAAATDKALKHIALNVSSISSIPVWGKLGFSRRIVRESEILLSNGVDAVVLINTLPGMFIDVYVGKPVLTHGYGGLSGPAIHPVAVYSVYKVYEELGAEIIGVGGVVDWKTCVELLLAGAKAVQIGTGFYMVGYDIVHNILDGVKKYMEEKGFSRISDIIGYAHRK from the coding sequence ATGGATTTAACAACTAGTGTTACAGGTATAGTTTTCAAACACCCAGTAATGAATGCTAGCGGTATCTTAGCAGCAAGTATTAATGGTGTAAGGATTCTTGCAAAAACCGGAGTAGCAGGTATTGTAACAAAAACCCTCACACTCGAGCCTAGGGAAGGATATTTGCCCCCAATAACTATTCCGCTAGATTATGGATTACTTAATGCTGTTGGACTTGCCAATCCAGGTATTGATGCTGTAAATGTTCTTGTTGAAGAAATTCATAGATATGGATTACCCGCTATTGTGAGTATTGGTGGACGGGATCCAGGGGAATTCCAAGTATTAGCTGAGAAAGCATTAGATGCGAAGCCAGAAGCTTTAGAGCTTAATCTTAGCTGCCCACACACCCCAGGCTTCGGTGTTGACGCGGCTGCCACGGATAAGGCCTTAAAACATATTGCTCTAAACGTATCTAGTATTTCCAGTATTCCTGTATGGGGTAAGCTTGGTTTTAGTAGGAGGATTGTCCGTGAATCAGAGATATTGTTGAGTAATGGGGTTGACGCTGTTGTTTTAATAAATACTTTGCCCGGCATGTTTATTGATGTATATGTTGGTAAACCTGTATTAACACATGGGTATGGAGGATTGTCTGGGCCAGCAATACATCCGGTAGCTGTGTATAGTGTTTATAAGGTGTATGAAGAGCTTGGAGCTGAAATAATAGGTGTGGGCGGGGTAGTTGATTGGAAAACATGTGTTGAACTGTTACTTGCTGGCGCGAAAGCTGTTCAGATAGGTACGGGGTTCTACATGGTTGGATACGATATAGTTCATAATATACTTGATGGTGTCAAGAAGTATATGGAGGAGAAAGGGTTTTCAAGAATATCGGATATTATAGGATATGCGCATAGGAAATAA
- the pyrC gene encoding dihydroorotase, with protein MIPQIVYRGLIYDLHGLRKATLVIENGFIKETLDPWENVSGEIVLDYRRDKNVIAFPGFIDIHVHLRDFKQSYKETIETGTKAALHGGITVVGEMPNTVPRINNLSTLEKRIKILENNSYTDYYVYIDVPENKLDVEQMIRNPIVMGIKLYPEKIGAPTLDYALEKLGKTNKILILHPEEQYMIDKYRTGLDEYYWFRDVRIETESIRHISILNSKFNVKTHITHITSYLSLLEAKRFGYTVDTCPHYLLLDYERFNAKNCYVKVLPPIRDHQNRALLYDLFVSGHIDVLASDHAPHGVMEKMCCPKTCPPGINGVEVLSVFAGDLVSKGIISLDQMYRLLSYNPSRILGLRKYGVLCRGCRGNLSITRFNCKTRIKPEYIVSKAKYSVYDSWEFHSCVEATIVGGELGFHRGKGFSRRLRGEAVGVVEGYSWI; from the coding sequence TTGATTCCCCAAATAGTTTATCGTGGACTAATATATGATTTGCATGGGTTAAGAAAAGCCACACTAGTTATTGAGAATGGTTTCATCAAGGAAACACTTGATCCATGGGAGAATGTATCCGGCGAAATAGTCCTCGATTATAGAAGAGATAAAAACGTCATAGCTTTTCCAGGATTCATAGATATACATGTACATCTTAGAGATTTCAAGCAATCATATAAGGAAACAATAGAAACCGGTACCAAAGCAGCACTGCATGGGGGAATCACTGTTGTTGGAGAAATGCCCAATACTGTTCCCAGAATAAATAATCTCTCCACCCTCGAGAAGAGAATAAAGATATTGGAGAACAACTCATATACAGATTACTATGTATACATAGATGTTCCCGAGAACAAATTAGATGTTGAACAAATGATTAGAAACCCCATAGTAATGGGTATTAAACTCTATCCTGAAAAAATCGGTGCTCCAACACTGGATTATGCGCTTGAGAAACTAGGAAAAACAAATAAGATACTAATTCTTCATCCCGAAGAACAATACATGATAGATAAGTATAGGACTGGTCTGGACGAGTATTATTGGTTTAGAGATGTCAGGATTGAAACCGAATCCATACGGCATATTTCCATCTTAAACAGTAAATTCAATGTTAAAACACATATAACACATATAACTAGTTATTTATCACTACTAGAAGCTAAGAGATTCGGATACACAGTTGATACTTGTCCCCACTACCTGTTATTGGATTATGAAAGATTTAATGCTAAAAACTGCTACGTAAAAGTCCTGCCACCCATAAGGGATCACCAGAACCGGGCCCTACTATATGATTTATTCGTATCAGGCCATATAGATGTCTTAGCAAGCGATCACGCACCCCATGGTGTAATGGAGAAAATGTGTTGTCCAAAAACATGTCCTCCAGGCATTAATGGTGTTGAAGTACTGAGTGTTTTTGCAGGAGATCTTGTTTCGAAAGGAATTATTAGCCTTGACCAAATGTATCGTTTACTAAGCTATAATCCATCCAGAATTCTTGGTTTAAGAAAATATGGCGTGTTATGTAGGGGTTGTAGAGGTAATTTATCAATTACTAGGTTTAACTGTAAGACAAGGATTAAGCCAGAATATATTGTTTCTAAAGCAAAATATAGTGTATATGATTCTTGGGAATTCCACTCATGTGTTGAAGCAACAATTGTTGGTGGAGAACTAGGTTTCCACCGTGGAAAAGGTTTTTCACGAAGGCTTCGCGGAGAAGCAGTTGGTGTTGTGGAGGGTTATTCATGGATTTAA
- a CDS encoding dihydroorotate oxidase: MKTILKHSIRYYSIKLLSNNKISSNLYLLMFKTLDKPVTEPKPPQFIMLWVPGYEAIPMSVAGFNGENNTLSILVKPVGPTTKYLASMSCGSYLGMYGFLGREYIPPGNKFLFIAGGSGLAPILYYLKYLGCTPHKCHVLFGCWRRGEIGDAPRLISKLGGKPYTACLGECDYQGTILDAYTRINLEGYDAVIVSGPPEMIKNMLDKVNNTVNHYFILEETIKCGIGLCGKCSLGKLDKLLCIDGPLFNYEDTVRVYS; encoded by the coding sequence TTGAAGACTATATTGAAACATAGTATTAGATACTATAGTATTAAACTGCTAAGCAATAACAAGATCTCATCAAACCTATACCTTTTAATGTTTAAAACATTGGATAAACCAGTTACTGAGCCAAAACCGCCACAATTCATTATGTTATGGGTTCCAGGATACGAAGCTATCCCGATGAGCGTTGCAGGTTTTAACGGTGAAAACAATACTTTATCAATACTTGTTAAACCAGTAGGGCCTACTACTAAATACTTGGCATCCATGAGTTGTGGAAGCTATCTAGGCATGTATGGTTTCCTGGGCAGAGAATATATCCCACCCGGCAACAAGTTCTTGTTCATAGCTGGGGGAAGCGGTTTAGCCCCCATACTATACTATTTAAAATATCTAGGCTGCACCCCTCACAAGTGCCACGTATTATTTGGGTGTTGGAGAAGAGGAGAAATAGGGGATGCGCCGAGACTTATAAGTAAACTAGGCGGAAAACCCTATACTGCATGCCTCGGAGAATGCGATTATCAAGGAACAATCCTAGATGCATATACAAGGATTAACTTAGAAGGATATGATGCAGTCATAGTATCGGGGCCTCCGGAAATGATCAAGAACATGCTTGACAAGGTGAATAATACTGTTAACCACTACTTTATACTTGAGGAAACAATTAAGTGCGGCATAGGCTTATGTGGTAAATGCTCATTGGGAAAACTCGATAAGCTTCTCTGTATTGACGGCCCATTATTCAACTACGAAGATACTGTGAGGGTCTATAGTTGA
- the pyrI gene encoding aspartate carbamoyltransferase regulatory subunit, with amino-acid sequence MEEKLVVTKIRNGIVIDHIPAGKALKVLKVLGITGSEGLRVALVMNVESRKLGRKDIVKIEEKYLSMKELSLIALIAPTATINIIKEYKVVEKQKVKPPSIVKGLIKCPNPTCISRKKNEPIKSLFKLKSTNPIMLECQYCGYVLRGDEIEDYIET; translated from the coding sequence ATGGAGGAAAAACTTGTTGTCACAAAAATTAGGAATGGAATAGTTATAGACCACATACCCGCCGGTAAAGCATTAAAGGTTCTGAAAGTGCTTGGAATAACTGGTAGTGAAGGATTACGAGTAGCCCTAGTAATGAATGTTGAAAGCAGAAAACTTGGCAGAAAAGACATAGTTAAAATCGAAGAAAAATATCTATCAATGAAAGAATTAAGCCTCATAGCATTAATAGCTCCAACCGCTACAATAAATATTATTAAAGAATACAAGGTTGTAGAGAAACAAAAAGTTAAGCCTCCAAGCATAGTTAAGGGCTTGATCAAGTGCCCAAACCCCACATGTATATCTAGGAAGAAAAACGAACCCATTAAGTCATTGTTTAAGCTGAAATCAACTAATCCAATTATGCTGGAATGCCAGTATTGCGGATATGTTTTAAGGGGCGACGAGATTGAAGACTATATTGAAACATAG
- the pyrB gene encoding aspartate carbamoyltransferase: protein MSFPRGDVLSILDYSRENLEYLFSVADQMEKYLSEKKKLNLLDGYIIALAFLEPSTRTMYSFQSATYRLGGKTLVFTSETATSLAKGENYADTIRMLDSYSDLIVIRSKYEGTARYAAEIAENPVINGGDGRHEHPTQAMIDLYTMYKIFGGIDGLTIGILGDLKYARTIASLLYGLTRFKPRKVYLISPGILRLREEVRNKIVELRLPFEETTSLQDVIDELDVLYVTRIQKERYPDPIEYERVKNLYRISIDILRNVKKEFRILHPLPKIDEIDYRVDETPYAAYFYQAKLGVPLRMALLSLVLGVWRD from the coding sequence ATGAGTTTTCCCAGAGGAGACGTATTAAGCATACTGGATTATAGCCGTGAAAACTTAGAATATCTCTTCTCAGTAGCTGATCAAATGGAGAAATACTTGTCTGAGAAAAAGAAGCTGAATTTGCTGGACGGATACATTATTGCTTTAGCATTCCTCGAACCAAGCACTAGGACAATGTATAGTTTTCAATCAGCAACATATAGGCTGGGCGGGAAAACACTTGTATTCACAAGTGAAACAGCTACTAGTCTAGCAAAGGGAGAAAACTATGCTGACACTATTAGAATGCTTGACTCATACAGTGACCTAATAGTTATTAGGTCAAAATATGAGGGAACAGCTAGGTACGCTGCAGAAATAGCGGAAAACCCTGTAATCAATGGAGGAGATGGTAGACATGAGCATCCAACCCAGGCAATGATTGATTTATACACTATGTATAAAATATTTGGAGGAATAGATGGGTTAACAATAGGTATTCTAGGAGACCTAAAATATGCTAGGACAATAGCAAGCCTCCTATATGGTTTAACAAGGTTTAAACCGAGAAAAGTATACTTGATATCTCCCGGAATACTTAGGCTGAGAGAAGAGGTTAGAAACAAAATAGTTGAGCTTAGATTACCGTTTGAGGAAACAACTAGTCTACAAGACGTTATCGATGAACTAGATGTACTATATGTTACGAGAATTCAGAAGGAGAGATACCCTGATCCCATAGAGTATGAGAGGGTTAAGAACCTATACCGGATAAGTATTGATATATTGAGAAATGTTAAGAAAGAGTTTAGAATACTTCACCCACTACCAAAAATAGACGAGATAGATTATAGAGTTGATGAAACACCTTATGCAGCATATTTCTACCAAGCCAAGCTAGGGGTTCCATTGAGAATGGCTCTATTATCCCTCGTACTAGGTGTTTGGAGGGATTAA
- the pyrE gene encoding orotate phosphoribosyltransferase, with protein MKNESVLEEIVIDLYRNKLFKIGEYRLTSGKISPYYIDLRILPSYYDIYSRIIDISISKLKPLKFDIVVGIESAGIIHASFIACRTRKPVGYVRKKPKQHGTRRLVEGIVTGKKVLVVDDVATTGGSLEHAVNAVRSEGGTVEKAFVFIDRQEGARERLRRLGVELVSLMNTWFIINVLVKHRIIDEQTYYMIKNYLDRETHG; from the coding sequence GTGAAAAACGAATCCGTCCTCGAGGAAATAGTTATAGATCTTTATAGGAATAAACTATTCAAGATCGGCGAGTACAGGTTAACGAGTGGAAAAATAAGCCCCTACTATATTGATTTAAGAATTCTGCCAAGCTACTATGATATATATTCTAGAATAATCGATATCTCCATATCTAAGCTGAAACCCCTAAAATTCGATATAGTTGTGGGTATAGAGTCTGCTGGAATAATTCATGCATCATTCATAGCGTGCAGAACACGTAAGCCTGTAGGTTATGTGAGGAAGAAGCCTAAGCAACATGGTACTAGGAGACTTGTCGAGGGAATAGTTACTGGTAAAAAGGTTTTAGTAGTTGATGATGTAGCAACAACCGGTGGTAGTTTAGAGCATGCAGTTAATGCGGTAAGAAGTGAGGGTGGAACTGTTGAGAAAGCATTTGTTTTTATAGATAGACAGGAGGGGGCTAGGGAGAGGCTTAGACGGCTAGGTGTTGAACTAGTCTCTCTCATGAATACATGGTTTATAATAAATGTATTAGTGAAGCATAGAATAATCGATGAACAAACATATTATATGATCAAGAATTACCTGGATAGGGAAACACATGGTTAA
- a CDS encoding orotidine 5'-phosphate decarboxylase / HUMPS family protein, giving the protein MNSRIIVALDITNKPLNWFIDFINTTKKLVAGYKFGLPFLIRYGLEGFKEISKLIDNKHYWIIDFKLADIAPIMINTVDQLVKIGYNTYIAHAFIGLEGGLLKLKEFLSKHNSKLLLVASMSHKGSLDIIDKCLPHILEAIKKLKPWGLVAPATRPERIVEIKNFLLENNIPAKIFSPGIGAQGAAPGTAIRFGADYEIIGRMITLSNNPVKIIEETNKIHKDIVGEDHR; this is encoded by the coding sequence TTGAATAGTAGGATAATAGTAGCTCTCGACATAACAAACAAGCCCCTAAACTGGTTCATCGACTTCATCAATACAACTAAGAAACTAGTTGCTGGATACAAGTTTGGATTACCATTCCTCATAAGATATGGTTTAGAAGGATTTAAGGAAATATCGAAACTAATTGATAACAAGCATTACTGGATCATAGATTTCAAACTAGCCGACATAGCGCCGATAATGATTAATACAGTGGATCAACTAGTCAAAATAGGATATAATACATATATTGCACACGCATTCATAGGTTTAGAAGGAGGACTACTCAAGTTAAAAGAGTTTCTATCAAAACATAATTCTAAACTATTACTAGTAGCATCAATGAGCCATAAGGGATCACTAGATATTATAGATAAGTGCTTACCCCATATACTAGAAGCTATAAAGAAGCTTAAACCATGGGGCCTTGTCGCACCAGCTACTCGGCCGGAGAGAATAGTTGAGATTAAAAATTTCCTATTAGAAAACAATATCCCCGCAAAAATATTTTCCCCGGGAATAGGTGCTCAAGGAGCCGCTCCCGGCACAGCTATTCGTTTCGGAGCTGATTATGAAATAATTGGTAGAATGATTACATTATCAAACAATCCAGTTAAGATCATAGAGGAAACAAACAAGATCCATAAAGACATTGTTGGAGAGGATCATAGGTGA
- a CDS encoding CTP synthase, whose amino-acid sequence MVKYVFITGGVLSGLGKGVITASTGLLLKSIGYNVTAIKIDPYVNVDAGTMNPYMHGEVFVTEDGGETDLDIGHYERFLDQNLTKKHNITTGQIYYSVIMKERRGEYLGKCVQIIPHVTDEIKERIRSIANETHADIVLVEIGGTVGDIEGLPFLEAIRQMRIEEGYGNTVAIHVALAPIISTGEQKTKPVQHSIQELRRIGIQPDIVVVRSPRELEEENRAKIALYSNLSKEAVYSDPDVDTIYRIPIILHRQGYTRYLAEKLRLEYREPDLSKWYDFLEKLTNPEKKIRIAMIGKYTKLHDSYISIIEALKHAGAWNNTGIELGWFEATNIENGKLSLEKLLDYDGAVILPGFGKRGAEGKIKAINFLRENNKPLLGICFGMQLMVVEYARNVVGLERANSREIDPNTPHPVIDLLPSQYNVKHLGGTMRLGAHPIHIEKNTIAWQIYRKEIVYERHRHRYEVNPKYIDKLENTGLKISGWSPEKYPEFIELPKYKTLYFGSQPHPEFKSRPLTPAPIYYYFIKKIVEELKH is encoded by the coding sequence ATGGTTAAATACGTATTTATAACTGGTGGAGTATTATCTGGTTTAGGGAAAGGAGTTATAACAGCTTCTACAGGCTTATTATTGAAATCAATAGGCTATAATGTAACAGCTATAAAGATTGACCCATACGTCAACGTTGATGCTGGAACAATGAATCCATATATGCATGGAGAAGTATTTGTTACAGAAGACGGCGGAGAAACAGATCTTGATATCGGCCATTATGAGAGGTTCCTAGACCAGAACCTAACCAAGAAACACAATATTACCACAGGCCAGATCTACTATAGTGTCATCATGAAGGAGCGTAGAGGAGAGTATCTAGGGAAATGCGTACAGATAATACCGCATGTAACAGATGAGATTAAGGAGAGAATAAGAAGTATTGCAAATGAAACACATGCAGACATAGTTCTCGTAGAGATCGGTGGAACCGTTGGCGATATTGAAGGATTACCTTTCCTAGAAGCAATTAGGCAGATGCGTATAGAGGAGGGTTATGGAAATACTGTAGCAATACATGTAGCTTTAGCACCAATAATATCTACTGGTGAACAAAAAACAAAGCCTGTACAACATAGTATTCAGGAGCTTAGAAGAATAGGTATTCAACCAGACATAGTAGTTGTTCGCTCACCTAGAGAATTAGAGGAGGAGAATAGAGCTAAAATAGCATTATATTCTAATTTGTCGAAAGAAGCAGTTTATAGTGATCCAGATGTAGACACTATTTATCGAATCCCAATAATTCTACATAGACAAGGATATACTAGATATCTCGCCGAGAAGCTGAGGCTAGAGTATCGAGAACCAGATCTATCTAAATGGTATGATTTCTTAGAAAAACTAACTAATCCAGAGAAGAAAATAAGGATCGCTATGATTGGAAAATATACTAAGCTCCATGACAGCTATATAAGCATAATTGAAGCATTAAAACATGCTGGAGCATGGAATAATACGGGAATAGAGCTTGGATGGTTTGAAGCAACAAATATTGAGAACGGAAAATTATCTCTGGAAAAACTACTGGATTATGATGGAGCAGTTATCCTGCCAGGATTCGGTAAGAGAGGAGCAGAAGGCAAGATCAAAGCCATAAATTTCCTGAGAGAAAACAATAAGCCATTGCTGGGAATATGTTTTGGAATGCAATTAATGGTTGTCGAATACGCTAGAAACGTTGTAGGATTAGAGAGAGCAAATAGTAGAGAAATAGATCCAAACACGCCGCATCCAGTAATTGATCTATTGCCAAGCCAGTACAATGTTAAACACCTGGGAGGAACAATGAGGCTTGGAGCACACCCAATACATATTGAGAAAAACACTATTGCATGGCAAATCTACCGTAAAGAAATAGTTTACGAAAGACACAGGCATAGATACGAAGTCAACCCTAAATACATCGATAAACTCGAAAACACCGGTCTAAAAATAAGTGGTTGGAGCCCTGAGAAATACCCGGAATTCATCGAGCTACCAAAATATAAAACACTATACTTCGGGTCTCAGCCACACCCAGAATTCAAAAGCAGACCATTAACACCAGCCCCCATATATTATTATTTCATAAAGAAAATAGTTGAGGAGTTGAAGCATTGA
- a CDS encoding phosphoribosyltransferase, with amino-acid sequence MTGEKIKLEYISWKQLHIALVNLARTMISDGYRPDIIYAVIKGGLVPARILSDLLEVGRIGFIGVKFYKGVGTREAKPELTLPPTHPVRNKNVLVVDDVVDSGRTLQLVLEELNRYGAKNIKSLVIYVKPWSPIYPDYYYKETRNWVVFPWEMIETYRETSISPEDLGEDKTIFQSILRSLFGNPRKNA; translated from the coding sequence ATGACTGGCGAGAAGATCAAGCTAGAATATATTTCTTGGAAACAACTCCACATAGCCCTAGTAAATCTAGCTAGGACTATGATTAGTGATGGTTATCGTCCCGACATAATATATGCTGTTATTAAGGGCGGGCTTGTTCCTGCAAGGATATTGTCGGACCTGTTAGAAGTAGGCCGGATCGGTTTTATCGGTGTAAAATTCTATAAAGGCGTGGGAACCCGGGAAGCCAAACCAGAATTAACACTGCCACCAACTCATCCTGTGAGAAATAAAAATGTCTTAGTAGTTGATGATGTTGTTGATAGTGGTAGAACACTACAGTTAGTATTAGAGGAGCTAAACAGGTATGGTGCTAAAAACATTAAATCCCTAGTAATCTATGTAAAGCCTTGGAGCCCTATTTATCCAGACTACTACTATAAGGAGACCCGTAACTGGGTAGTTTTCCCATGGGAAATGATCGAGACATATAGGGAAACAAGTATTAGTCCCGAAGATTTAGGCGAGGACAAAACTATTTTTCAAAGCATACTTAGAAGCCTATTTGGAAATCCTAGGAAAAATGCGTAG
- a CDS encoding CBS domain-containing protein: MRIWEIARKPKLVIRDLSLPLSVVRSKARRAGETVIPVLKDLVEDKVVGYLTPIELIMPTSHHTTIRVRDALREHPVLFQDMSIGEVFDKLREFKTIGAPVVNSVDEMKLQGVVSYNDILNYLIKAGYRPIAESIAEIMTVKELDKYVVSANDRVNKVWSRIVYRGQPGVVVRSLDEPIPQGILTYHEFIRTSR, encoded by the coding sequence ATGAGGATTTGGGAGATTGCTAGAAAACCAAAGCTTGTGATTAGGGATTTATCGTTGCCCTTAAGTGTTGTTAGGAGCAAGGCTAGAAGGGCTGGTGAAACAGTTATCCCTGTATTAAAGGATCTGGTTGAGGATAAAGTAGTGGGTTATCTGACACCCATAGAGCTTATCATGCCAACCAGTCACCATACAACGATTAGGGTTAGGGATGCTTTAAGAGAGCATCCTGTTCTCTTCCAAGACATGAGTATTGGAGAAGTCTTCGATAAGCTTCGAGAATTTAAAACTATTGGCGCCCCAGTTGTTAACAGTGTTGATGAAATGAAGCTTCAGGGAGTTGTATCATATAATGATATATTGAATTATTTGATCAAGGCCGGTTATAGACCTATTGCTGAGAGTATAGCAGAGATTATGACTGTTAAAGAACTAGATAAATACGTTGTTTCAGCAAATGATCGTGTTAACAAGGTTTGGAGCAGAATAGTTTATCGTGGACAACCAGGCGTTGTTGTTAGAAGCCTTGACGAACCTATTCCGCAGGGTATTCTAACATATCACGAGTTTATAAGAACTAGTAGATGA